The sequence TACAGAGTTTTGATTAAATATGtatgtgatttaaatgaagCTTCAGCTGCACAGCTGTTTGCTGCATTTTAGTGATCTAATGTCAATTTTTACCTCATGTCCCTTGCCTTTAAAATGAACATCGTCGAACAGAGTTCGCAGAGCAGGTAGTCCCCTCTCTGAGATAAGTCTGAGGAAAAATGTCAGACCTAACTGTAATCAACAACTCATCCATAAATAAACGTGAATTCATCAATTGCACGACAACATCAGagttggctaacttcctgttagCACTCCTCCTTTCCTATCATAACCTCATGAACATATTTATTGATTGACAAACAGCGTGACCTTCCAATTTCATGGAGTTCCGGCTCTTGACTGGATAAAAGGTACTGGATACTGGGAACGTTTCTCCTAGATTTAGTGTCAGGGcatcagagaaaaaaatacCATGTAGTTAAATTGTTGAAAAACTGACCACTTACCTCTGAGAGTCCAATTTAGGCTGCGGCCTCTTCACCGTTTTCCTTTTAGCAGCAGGGACGTCAGCCAGTCTGGAGACATCGCCACCTTCATCCCCTGCATCAGCAAGACAACAGGACAGATAAGACCATTACGAGTCAATATCAGTGTGATGAGCTGCACGACTCAAAGCCTCAAACTACTTTCAGTATCTTGTAGCAAGAACAGAACTCTCTTTTCACCATTTTCAAAAGGATCTCCCTCATCTTGCCCTCCCGGGGAATGAGGAGGTGGGAGAGGAGGGAAGGCTTCATCGTCTGTGCCCTGGATGTCAGAAATGTTATGGAGGCCTTTTACCATGTTGAGTAAATCCTGGAGAAAAGTAAATTTTTGTTGGTGTGAATGTTGTATGAACCAGGTCGAGACATGAAGGCAAACttagactgaaaacatggctgtgagAAAACAGACTGTAGTCATTGTTTGTTGTAAGCAAACATGTCTCCAGTTACTGATCATGAAGGAGTCACTGttatggtaaaaaataaattaccgTCATtaaaattggttaaaaaaaacaacaaaaatacatatgTTACCTCACgtaaatgaatatatacatatatacacagctgtactatagatagatagatgagctttattttcagactcaGGGTCCatataaaaagtacaaaaaaaacaaacaaaaaaacaagacagtgcAAAAGGAATAAGAATCacacaatagaataataataataataataataataataatgataaaaaaaacaatattgcaGCCTTATATACATAGTACCTCTGTTACATCTCTGACgtttttaaaattattaagttttaattatttatttgtcatatggagtaaagaaaccataaaatattcacatttacgaagctgaaaaatcagaaagctttcTTGAattattgaattgaatgattaatcattatcaaaatagttataATCGCTGGTACTATTAGCGTACTTGTAGATAACACACCCTAAACATAATTGTTTGAGAAATGTAATTGCTTTTATTTCGGAAAAACGAGCTTTGCCTGGACCAATATGGCTGTGACGTTGACGTATCACTACAATGGAAGGTCGATTACAGCTTCCGGCACAGGAAGGCGGTAAAATTAACCAACGCACAGCTAAAacataaactgtaaaaactCAAATTCCACATGTTGCACAAGTAACACATATACACGCTGGACAGTGTGGTCGGTGTGGAAAGTCAGGACCTTCTCTGAACCTTCAGAAAAATTATTAAAACCTATTTCTGAGAAACGTTTGTAACTGTAGTTAATACCGCGAGGTTGCTAAGATAATTTAAGGTACCCGCTGTTAGCGTAATAAGCAAAAGTATATCtcagagcacaaacacacaattataGTAACTTCACAGCAAGACGATATACGTATTTAAATGTAGTGACAAATAAAGTCATACCAGTTACGAGCTTGTGTCCAGAGAGCAGAGCTAAACAAGCAGCAGCGTTAAACTATTGCTACTCACTTCCGGTTAGGGTCTTCCTtcaggtttttcaaaataaaattctatTGCACTCAATTGAAACAAAAATCACGTGTTCACCTTCATCTGggctgtgtttttaataaagcGACGGTTAACTGATTGAtattgttttggggttttttgtcaCTTTACATGATTTGACATGACATTGTATTCtggttcagtgtgtttttttagatcTGATTAAATTTCCTTTGGgataataaagttaaaattgGTGGTATGTCATAGCAAAGTCagataatatttacattaaatgtaattaaacagtCAAAGTGAGTGACCCACCTCCAACAAAACTGcaaatgagttattttttaGTATGATACCTActcatttctgacatttctctggcacttttaatttgaagcgTTATAAGCTGTTATGGAATCCTGGTTTTGtgaattttgtttatttagccTCCAATAAATAACAACAGTCCACAATcctcatgtctttattttacagtaaactAGTGTCATTATGCAGTcgccttcatcatcatcaacagtgTCATCATAGGCTTTGGCAGTTGTTATGAaaacaaccaaataaaatcaagtcTGTTTATTCAGCATTCCATTACGTTCATTCAATTACATCAACAACACGAGATCTgcagctgtgcatgtgtgtgtgtgtgtgtgtgtttcagaggtGTCCACGCAGCAGGAACATTAAGAAGACAGCACTGAGCAGAATGCAGAGTGTGCACACGGTGGGAACCACAATCTCTGTCACCATCTCCATGTGGCTGATCATTGGATCTGAAGCAAACAAATACAAGGCAAACGTATTTGAATGGTGTATTTCTACAGCAATGCAATGTAAATGTGCTTCACAGAAAATATACAAGGTACTATGACAccaagttttttctttttggtaaataaaaagttaaaatgatgCCATGAAAAGATTAAAAGCGAGGAAAATCTAAATTCACTGACATCATTTCCAGGCTTATTACCTATAGCCTACCTAATGTCACTGTGAATCATCATTTTAACTCTTCAAACTTAATTTTGCACTGGCCATCCCTGCATGTTTCTGATTTCTGAACGAAGAAAAACCCTGTCTGAGAGGGGACAACAAGCTTGAGACAGACTTTTTCTTTGCCTGGACCCACACAGCTCCTCACAGCGGTCACTTTGGTGCTTCACTGTACACACCTATCGCCAGGAGCTGGTTACTGGAGGAGCACGTCTCCACCGCTTTTCTCTTCCAAGTTTCCACCTGCACACAGCCGACAAAATCTTACAATTAAAATTCgaatctgtaaaaaaacactctttagGTAGTTATTTTTCATCTCATTGTTaaagatccttttttttccaaatggaaACAATGTAAAATACTCACTCTCCTTCAAAATCTGACACCAtggggagctgctggtctataCCGCTGGCTTATTtagtaagtgtgtgtttctgaggtaaatctaaacaaagactttcaaacactgaactcacaaaataatttattaataataataataataataataataaccatttAATGTAATGATGGatgcagcagaggatcaacaaatACTGTGTTATTTGagataaatcattcattttgtcAATGGACATTGGTGTTTTTGAAAGGCTGTGTAGAGTGCAAAACACTCACCTCTCTCTGGTTGGGAAAGCCATTGGAGCTGATGATACGTTTGTAGTACTGAACAGACGCCTTTGGGTAGCGCGATTTGTTCTTGCTCCTGAAGTCCACATAGTAGAGCCCGAACCTCTCCGAGTATCCTTCATCCCACTCAAAGTTGTCGAGGAGAGACCAGGCGGTGTAGCCTTTGACGTTAACTCCGTCTTTCATCGCTGTGACATGAAGcagagatgaaaacaaacacaaaacaacagggAAATACAGTGAGCTTCATCATGTTCGTTTGGGAGGTTTGACCTTTGAGCATTTCATTGATGTAGTCTTTGAAGTAGTGCATCCTCCAGTCATCACAGAGATCGGTGCAGGGCGTTTTCTCCGACACGCCGTTTTCTGTCACGTAGATCATTGGATTTCCATACTGAGTCTGTGGAAGTGATATCGTTTTGTAAATATTCTGATTTATGTGAGCATCTTAATATTtcttttaagacattttcaaatatttgatatattttgtttatcttATTCTATTGCTTGATTATATATTCTtacttttaatctttttttacttattgtattctattttttttattatattctatttGTCACTTATCGTCATCTGACCCTTTTTGCTACTGTAACGTTTTCTCAGTGTGGGATCAATTAAGTCAAATTTTAATCAAATCTGGTTCCAGTCAATAGTCATTATGTTCAAACCACTCGCGCTAAATTTTATAAATTCATTCATCAattaactttattttcataaaacagaaatataaagGTCCAAAATATAGACTTCAGTTTCTTTTTAGATGTTACTAAATCTTACACGTTGTTCCTTTATTAGTATTAATTTGATGTTTAGATAACACCATGACAGACATATAagtaatgttaaaaacaaaattgcacATGTTGTAATGACTTAATGACTGGCCGAACCACACAGTTTAACATTATCTATTAGAAATCTCACACAGCTACAGCTCTGGGTTTGGTTTCATTCTGTGTCGTGTACCTTGACAAAATTCAGCAAGCGCCGGAAGCCCCATGGAACAGAATAGAGCCATTCTGAGCCGGGGTCGGGCCACTGCGGGTCTACCAGCTCTGCGAGGTCACGGTCTGTGAAGTAACTGTCACCGAGGCCTGATGGGAAATTCTTCTGGGTGACATAGCGAGTTGTGAAATGGCCGAGGCCCAGGAAATCACAGGTTCCTTTGATGTAACTCTTCTCCTGGGGCAAGAAAACAGGCAATCGCGAAACTCCGAGGCCCTGCTGGCCGCTCTTCCTGCCTAAAGGTTAAAGATCAAAACACTGAAAACGTCAGCATCAGCAGAGAAGATATACAGTAGTTTAATAATAGTGTGACTGTGACGCACCAATATACTCCTTCATAACTTGTGGGTAGTCGCCATTGAAGATGGGTGTCGCAAACCAACCCAGGTAGAACTGGATGTATCTCTCTGCCGCTTCGATGTCCCTCTGGTTGGTGATGTCCACTGGTTCACCCCAGTCTGCTGTTAGCGAGATTCCAACCAGACCTGGACATACACAGCAACCAACAGAATCACCATCTCTCAATGGTTTGCCACCATTGACCAATGCCGTTTAAGTACAAATACGTTTTTCCAGACtcatataaaatgtttgttgaCCTATAAAGGAATATAAAAATCTAATGTTCAAAAAACTACCATGAAATTGAATTTTCACCTTTGGCCACTGGAAGTCTAAACATTAACCTGTGAACCCAAGTGAATATTTGGGCTCTTTTAACATTCTCTTTTATTTGTTGGTTCAGTGTTTTATATTCCAAGGACAGAAATGC is a genomic window of Solea senegalensis isolate Sse05_10M linkage group LG7, IFAPA_SoseM_1, whole genome shotgun sequence containing:
- the lctla gene encoding lactase-like a, yielding MLLQPCTLRTYHVLALVLFVSASEDFDWMKNERTSFYYGTFPTGFSWGAGSSAYQTEGAWNVDGKGMSIWDAFAHKKGKIFSNDTGDSSCEGYYKFKDDINLMKDMKLNHYRFSISWPRILPSGLKGEHINEKGISYYDNLINMLLENKVTPVVTLYHWDLPQVLQEKYGGWQNATMINYFNDFANLCFERFGNRVKYWITFNNPWSIAVEGYETGEHAPGLKLKGTGVYKAAHHIIKAHAKVWHTYDMQWRSKQKGLVGISLTADWGEPVDITNQRDIEAAERYIQFYLGWFATPIFNGDYPQVMKEYIGRKSGQQGLGVSRLPVFLPQEKSYIKGTCDFLGLGHFTTRYVTQKNFPSGLGDSYFTDRDLAELVDPQWPDPGSEWLYSVPWGFRRLLNFVKTQYGNPMIYVTENGVSEKTPCTDLCDDWRMHYFKDYINEMLKAMKDGVNVKGYTAWSLLDNFEWDEGYSERFGLYYVDFRSKNKSRYPKASVQYYKRIISSNGFPNQREVETWKRKAVETCSSSNQLLAIDPMISHMEMVTEIVVPTVCTLCILLSAVFLMFLLRGHL